The Scomber japonicus isolate fScoJap1 chromosome 9, fScoJap1.pri, whole genome shotgun sequence genome includes a region encoding these proteins:
- the si:dkey-90l8.3 gene encoding LIM domain transcription factor LMO4-B gives MVNSQASGVPPAPRSCAGCGGKIADRFLLFSMERYWHTRCLKCSCCQAQLGDIGTTCYSKGGMILCRSDYIRLFGHSGACSACGQSIPANEMVMRAQGNVYHLKCFSCATCRNRLMPGDRFHYINGTIFCEHDRPGAALLNSHLPPLQSSNVLTDQKVC, from the exons ATGGTGAACAGCCAAGCGTCAGGCGTACCGCCGGCCCCCAGGTCGTGCGCAGGATGCGGGGGGAAGATCGCGGACCGCTTCCTGCTCTTCTCCATGGAGCGTTACTGGCACACTCGCTGCCTCAAGTGCTCTTGCTGCCAGGCCCAGCTGGGGGACATCGGTACCACCTGCTACAGCAAAGGGGGCATGATTCTGTGTCGGAGCGACTACATCAG ACTGTTCGGGCACAGCGGGGCGTGCAGCGCCTGCGGCCAGTCGATCCCAGCCAACGAAATGGTGATGAGGGCGCAGGGAAATGTTTACCACCTCAAG TGTTTCAGCTGTGCCACCTGTAGAAACAGACTGATGCCTGGCGATCGCTTCCATTACATCAACGGTACAATTTTCTGCGAGCACGACAGACCCGGCGCTGCCTTGCTCAACAGCCACCTGCCCCCACTTCAGAGCAGCAACGTGCTGACAGACCagaag GTATGCTGA
- the ccn1l2 gene encoding cellular communication network factor 1, like 2 — MLYPVSLCQIISSLFVLCSAAVMAESECPAECSCPPSPPVCPPGDSWVTDHCGCCKVCARQFNEDCSPTEPCDHIKGLRCHLGAGGDPERGLCRAEAQGLPCEFNGRVYQHGEAFQPNCHHQCTCIDRVVGCMPICPQQVSLPDWRCLRPRLARTEGGCCEEWVCDDDNHISEEPDELTHTSLPDSQPLPNHISALLQVQPQPRHPAATGGATFREIMSFPMSEVLLKSSCFPQTTEWTECSTTCGMGVSSRVTNNNLDCRMVRETRLCQIRLCDLQLPVAIKKGKKCQRTVRQQEPVSITFAGCSTAQRYRPRTCGTCSDDRCCTPSLSRTVRLRFHCPDGEGFYRNVMWIQRCSCSTTCRKHGGRSSPSVSLHNDIHTFRH; from the exons ATGCTTTACCCTGTTAGTTTGTGCCAGATCATTTCCAGCCTGTTTGTTCTCTGCAGCGCTGCAGTCATG GCAGAAAGCGAATGCCCAGCCGAGTGCTCCTGTCCCCCCTCGCCCCCAGTATGCCCGCCGGGTGACAGCTGGGTAACCGACCACTGCGGCTGCTGTAAAGTGTGCGCCAGGCAGTTCAATGAGGACTGTAGCCCGACCGAGCCCTGTGATCACATCAAGGGGCTACGCTGCCATCTGGGGGCCGGAGGAGACCCTGAGAGGGGACTGTGTAGAG CTGAGGCCCAAGGTCTGCCCTGCGAGTTCAACGGCCGGGTGTATCAGCACGGCGAGGCCTTCCAGCCCAACTGCCATCACCAGTGCACCTGTATTGACAGAGTAGTGGGATGCATGCCCATCTGTCCTCAACAAGTATCCCTGCCCGACTGGCGCTGCTTAAGGCCCCGGTTGGCCCGGACCGAGGGCGGTTGCTGCGAGGAATGGGTGTGTGATGATGACAACCACATCAGTGAGGAGCCAGATGAACTGACACACACCTCCCTGCCAGACAGCCAGCCCCTTCCCAACCACATCAGTGCCCTCTTGCAGGTCCAGCCGCAGCCTCGGCACCCAGCTGCCACTGGAGGAGCCACGTTCAGAG AAATTATGTCGTTCCCCATGTCTGAGGTGTTACTGAAGTCCAGCTGTTTCCCACAAACCACTGAGTGGACCGAGTGCTCCACCACATGTGGGATGGGTGTATCAAGTCGGGTGACCAACAACAACCTGGACTGTCGGATGGTCAGAGAGACCAGATTGTGCCAGATCCGACTGTGTGATCTTCAGCTTCCTGTAGCTATCAAG AAGGGTAAAAAGTGTCAGAGAACCGTCCGCCAGCAGGAACCGGTTAGTATCACCTTCGCTGGATGCTCTACAGCACAGCGTTACCGCCCTCGTACCTGCGGAACCTGCAGCGATGACCGCTGCTGCACACCCTCCCTCTCCCGCACCGTGAGGCTCCGCTTCCATTGCCCGGATGGCGAGGGCTTCTACCGAAACGTCATGTGGATCCAGCGCTGTAGCTGCAGCACAACCTGCCGTAAACACGGCGGGCGCTCCAGCCCCTCAGTCAGCCTCCACAACGACATCCACACCTTCAGGCACTGA